Proteins co-encoded in one Sus scrofa isolate TJ Tabasco breed Duroc chromosome 14, Sscrofa11.1, whole genome shotgun sequence genomic window:
- the SUDS3 gene encoding sin3 histone deacetylase corepressor complex component SDS3 isoform X2, translated as MSAAGLLAPAPAGAPPAPEYYPEEDEELESAEDDERSCRGRESDEDTEDASETDLAKHDEEDYVEMKEQMYQDKLASLKRQLQQLQEGTLQEYQKRMKKLDQQYKERIRNAELFLQLETEQVERNYIKEKKAAVKEFEDKKVELKENLIAELEEKKKMIENEKLTMELTGDSMEVKPIMTRKLRRRPNDPVPIPDKRRKPAPAQLNYLLTDEQIMEDLRTLNKLKSPKRPASPSSPEHLPATPAESPAQRFEARIEDGKLYYDKRWYHKSQAIYLESKDNQKLSCVISSVGANEIWVRKTSDSTKMRIYLGQLQRGLFVIRRSVNTCT; from the exons ATGAGTGCTGCGGGACTGCTGGCTCCAGCCCCGGCTGGAGCGCCGCCGGCTCCGGAGTACTACCCTGAGGAGGACGAAGAGCTGGAGAGCGCCGAGGACGACGAGCGCAGCTGCCGGGGCCGCGAGTCCGACGAAG ACACTGAGGATGCTAGTGAAACTGACCTGGCAAAGCATGATGAGGAAGACTATGTAGAAATGAAGGAACA GATGTATCAGGATAAGTTGGCTTCTCTCAAGAGACAGTTGCAACAACTGCAGGAAG GTACATTACAGGAATATCAGAAGAGAATGAAGAAGCTCGATCAGCAGTACAAGGAGAGGATACGGAATGCAG AGCTCTTCCTCCAGCTGGAA aCTGAACAAGTGGAGAGAAATTATATCAAAGAAAAGAAGGCAGCAGTGAAAGAATTTGAAGACAAGAAGGTTGAGCTGAAGGAGAACCTGATCGCTGAgctagaagaaaagaagaagatgatCGAAAATGAAAAGCTAACTATGGAACTGACTGGAG ATTCAATGGAGGTGAAACCCATCATGACCAGAAAGTTGCGGAGGCGACCGAATGATCCTGTCCCCATCCCAGACAAGAGGAGAAAGCCTGCTCCAG CCCAGCTAAACTATTTGTTAACAGATGAACAGATCATGGAAGATCTGAGAACGTTAAATAAG CTGAAGTCACCCAAGAGACCAG CATCCCCATCCTCTCCTGAACACTTACCTGCCACACCTGCAGAGTCTCCAGCTCAGAGATTTGAAGCCCGGATAGAAGATGGCAAATTGTACTATGATAAAAGATG GTACCACAAGAGTCAAGCCATCTATCTAGAGTCAAAGGACAACCAGAAACTGAGCTGTGTGATCAGTTCTGTTGGAGCCAATGAG aTCTGGGTGAGGAAGACAAGTGACAGCACCAAGATGAGGATTTACTTGGGCCAGCTTCAGCGAGGGCTCTTTGTGATCCGCCGGAG TGTGAATACATGCACGTAA
- the SUDS3 gene encoding sin3 histone deacetylase corepressor complex component SDS3, translated as MSAAGLLAPAPAGAPPAPEYYPEEDEELESAEDDERSCRGRESDEDTEDASETDLAKHDEEDYVEMKEQMYQDKLASLKRQLQQLQEGTLQEYQKRMKKLDQQYKERIRNAELFLQLETEQVERNYIKEKKAAVKEFEDKKVELKENLIAELEEKKKMIENEKLTMELTGDSMEVKPIMTRKLRRRPNDPVPIPDKRRKPAPAQLNYLLTDEQIMEDLRTLNKLKSPKRPASPSSPEHLPATPAESPAQRFEARIEDGKLYYDKRWYHKSQAIYLESKDNQKLSCVISSVGANEIWVRKTSDSTKMRIYLGQLQRGLFVIRRRSAA; from the exons ATGAGTGCTGCGGGACTGCTGGCTCCAGCCCCGGCTGGAGCGCCGCCGGCTCCGGAGTACTACCCTGAGGAGGACGAAGAGCTGGAGAGCGCCGAGGACGACGAGCGCAGCTGCCGGGGCCGCGAGTCCGACGAAG ACACTGAGGATGCTAGTGAAACTGACCTGGCAAAGCATGATGAGGAAGACTATGTAGAAATGAAGGAACA GATGTATCAGGATAAGTTGGCTTCTCTCAAGAGACAGTTGCAACAACTGCAGGAAG GTACATTACAGGAATATCAGAAGAGAATGAAGAAGCTCGATCAGCAGTACAAGGAGAGGATACGGAATGCAG AGCTCTTCCTCCAGCTGGAA aCTGAACAAGTGGAGAGAAATTATATCAAAGAAAAGAAGGCAGCAGTGAAAGAATTTGAAGACAAGAAGGTTGAGCTGAAGGAGAACCTGATCGCTGAgctagaagaaaagaagaagatgatCGAAAATGAAAAGCTAACTATGGAACTGACTGGAG ATTCAATGGAGGTGAAACCCATCATGACCAGAAAGTTGCGGAGGCGACCGAATGATCCTGTCCCCATCCCAGACAAGAGGAGAAAGCCTGCTCCAG CCCAGCTAAACTATTTGTTAACAGATGAACAGATCATGGAAGATCTGAGAACGTTAAATAAG CTGAAGTCACCCAAGAGACCAG CATCCCCATCCTCTCCTGAACACTTACCTGCCACACCTGCAGAGTCTCCAGCTCAGAGATTTGAAGCCCGGATAGAAGATGGCAAATTGTACTATGATAAAAGATG GTACCACAAGAGTCAAGCCATCTATCTAGAGTCAAAGGACAACCAGAAACTGAGCTGTGTGATCAGTTCTGTTGGAGCCAATGAG aTCTGGGTGAGGAAGACAAGTGACAGCACCAAGATGAGGATTTACTTGGGCCAGCTTCAGCGAGGGCTCTTTGTGATCCGCCGGAGGTCAGCGGCTTGA
- the SUDS3 gene encoding sin3 histone deacetylase corepressor complex component SDS3 isoform X1, with protein sequence MSAAGLLAPAPAGAPPAPEYYPEEDEELESAEDDERSCRGRESDEDTEDASETDLAKHDEEDYVEMKEQMYQDKLASLKRQLQQLQEGTLQEYQKRMKKLDQQYKERIRNAELFLQLETEQVERNYIKEKKAAVKEFEDKKVELKENLIAELEEKKKMIENEKLTMELTGDSMEVKPIMTRKLRRRPNDPVPIPDKRRKPAPAQLNYLLTDEQIMEDLRTLNKLKSPKRPASPSSPEHLPATPAESPAQRFEARIEDGKLYYDKRWYHKSQAIYLESKDNQKLSCVISSVGANEIWVRKTSDSTKMRIYLGQLQRGLFVIRRRRRLSPSRECHRISS encoded by the exons ATGAGTGCTGCGGGACTGCTGGCTCCAGCCCCGGCTGGAGCGCCGCCGGCTCCGGAGTACTACCCTGAGGAGGACGAAGAGCTGGAGAGCGCCGAGGACGACGAGCGCAGCTGCCGGGGCCGCGAGTCCGACGAAG ACACTGAGGATGCTAGTGAAACTGACCTGGCAAAGCATGATGAGGAAGACTATGTAGAAATGAAGGAACA GATGTATCAGGATAAGTTGGCTTCTCTCAAGAGACAGTTGCAACAACTGCAGGAAG GTACATTACAGGAATATCAGAAGAGAATGAAGAAGCTCGATCAGCAGTACAAGGAGAGGATACGGAATGCAG AGCTCTTCCTCCAGCTGGAA aCTGAACAAGTGGAGAGAAATTATATCAAAGAAAAGAAGGCAGCAGTGAAAGAATTTGAAGACAAGAAGGTTGAGCTGAAGGAGAACCTGATCGCTGAgctagaagaaaagaagaagatgatCGAAAATGAAAAGCTAACTATGGAACTGACTGGAG ATTCAATGGAGGTGAAACCCATCATGACCAGAAAGTTGCGGAGGCGACCGAATGATCCTGTCCCCATCCCAGACAAGAGGAGAAAGCCTGCTCCAG CCCAGCTAAACTATTTGTTAACAGATGAACAGATCATGGAAGATCTGAGAACGTTAAATAAG CTGAAGTCACCCAAGAGACCAG CATCCCCATCCTCTCCTGAACACTTACCTGCCACACCTGCAGAGTCTCCAGCTCAGAGATTTGAAGCCCGGATAGAAGATGGCAAATTGTACTATGATAAAAGATG GTACCACAAGAGTCAAGCCATCTATCTAGAGTCAAAGGACAACCAGAAACTGAGCTGTGTGATCAGTTCTGTTGGAGCCAATGAG aTCTGGGTGAGGAAGACAAGTGACAGCACCAAGATGAGGATTTACTTGGGCCAGCTTCAGCGAGGGCTCTTTGTGATCCGCCGGAG